The genomic DNA CTGGATCCTGAGCGTCTGGGTCTTCTTCCAGGCCGGTATCGCCTTCCCCGCGGGCTGGCTGCGCGAGAAGGGCGTCCTGACCGCCTGCACGGCCATGCACCTCGGCGCGGGCATGTGCCTGGTCGGATTCCTCGCCCTGTCACACCTGAGCAACGTGCTCCTGGCGATTCTGGGATTCGGTGTCGTCGGCGGCATCGGTTCCGGCCTGGTGTACGCGACCTGCATCAACATGGTCGGCAAGTGGTTCCCCGAGCGCCGCGGTGCGAGGACCGGGTTCGTCAACGGCGGGTTCGCGTACGGGTCGCTTCCTTTCATCTTCATCTTCAACTACGCGTTCGACACGGCGAACTACCACCGGGTCCTGGACCTCATCGGCTGCTACGTGATGATCGTGGTCCTGTCCAGCGCGTTCTTCTTCAAGGACCCGCCGAAGAACTGGTGGCCCGCGGACATCGATCCGCTGACCTGCTCGGGCAACGGCAAGAGCGCCGCGAGTCTCGCGAAGAACCCGCCCGCGGTGAAGCAGTACACGCCCAAGGAGGCCATCAGGACCGGTGTGCTCCCGTTGATGTGGATCACTCTCGTCATGACGGCAGGCGTATCGATCTTCGGGATCTCCTTCCAGGTCGACTTCGCCAAGGAGGTCGGCTTCGGGCCACTGGTGGCCGCCTCTTCGATGGGCATCATGGCCGTCATCAACGGCATCGGCCGCGCGGTGGTGGGCTGGCTGTCCGACATCTTGGGCCGCAAGCTCACCCTGGTGTTCGTGATCGTCGTCCTGGGTCTCGCCCAGTTCGGCGTGATCTGGGCCGGCGACGTCAAGAGCGAGTGGCTGTTCCTGTTCTTCGCCTTCCTCTCCGGATTCGGCGGCGGCGCGTTCTACCCGATGTTCGCGGCGCTGACCCCGGACTACTTCGGCGAGAACTACAACGCCACCAACTACGGCCTGGTGTACAGCGGCAAGCTGATCAGCGGTCTGTTCGGCGGCGGACTCGGCTCCATGGTGGTCGCGGCCTGGGGCTACAACGGCGCGTACGCGCTGGCCGGGGCGATCTCCATGGTGGCGGCGGCGATCGCGCTGCTGCTGAAGCAGCCGGGGCGGAACACGGACAGGAGCCTGACTCCGGAGCCGCAGCCGGCGGGCTGAGCGCGGCGACGTTCGAGGGGCCCTGTCCGGGAGGTGGCTCGCTGACAGGGCCCCTCAAGCGTGGGGTCCGGTGCGGCGCAGGGCGCGGTTGATGTCGAAGCCTCCTTGGCGTACGTCGGTGGGGCGGGTCGGCGCAGGACGGCGGACGGGGTCCGGTGTCCCTCGCCCGCCGTCGCTCAGCGGCCCGGCGCCCCGGCGGGCGCGGGAAGTTCACAAGGGTGCCGCTTCGTGTCAGTCGTTGCCGCCGAACGCCGCGTCGAAGGAGGCCGACGGTGGCTCGAAGTCGTACGCCTTCAGGCGGGTCAGCGCCTCGGGGGCGCCCTGGAGCCGGTCCATGCCGGCGTCCTCCCACTCGACGGAGACGGGCCCGCGGTAGTCGATGGAGCCCAGCATGCGGAAGACGTCCTCCCAGGGAACGTCGCCGTGGCCGGCCGAGACGAAGTCCCAGCCCCGGCGCGGGTCGCCCCAGGGCAGATGCGAGCCGAGGCGGCCGTTGCGTCCGTCGAGCCGCTTGCGGGCCTCTTTGCAGTCGACGTGGTAGACGCGGTCGCGGAAGTCGTACAGGAAGCCGACGGGGTCGAGGTCCTGCCACACGAAATGGCTCGGGTCGAAGTTCAGCCCGAAAGCGGGCCGATGGTCAACGGCCGCCAGTGCGCGCTGGGTTGTCCAGTAGTCGTACGCGATCTCGCCGGGGTGGACCTCGTGCGCGAACCGCACGCCCTCGGCGTCGAAGACGTCCAGGATCGGGTTCCAGCGCTCGGCGAAGTCCTCGTAGCCGCGGTCGATCATCGACTCGGGGACGGGCGGGAACATGGCGACCAGGTGCCAGATGGCGGAGCCGGTGAAGCCGATGACCGTGTCGACGCCGAAGGCCGCCGCGGCGCGCGCGGTGTCCTTGATCTCGGCCGCGGCCCGCTGCCGTACCCCTTCGGCCGCGCCGTCGCCCCAGATCCGCGCGGGCAG from Streptomyces avermitilis MA-4680 = NBRC 14893 includes the following:
- a CDS encoding OFA family MFS transporter, whose translation is MTADPIAARSASADPGAPNRSYREVTDSRGRVYRVGETDRDILGHSRKFMVYLPWAAMMAISVFEYAYGSAEDTLSHAHGWTQSNTFWILSVWVFFQAGIAFPAGWLREKGVLTACTAMHLGAGMCLVGFLALSHLSNVLLAILGFGVVGGIGSGLVYATCINMVGKWFPERRGARTGFVNGGFAYGSLPFIFIFNYAFDTANYHRVLDLIGCYVMIVVLSSAFFFKDPPKNWWPADIDPLTCSGNGKSAASLAKNPPAVKQYTPKEAIRTGVLPLMWITLVMTAGVSIFGISFQVDFAKEVGFGPLVAASSMGIMAVINGIGRAVVGWLSDILGRKLTLVFVIVVLGLAQFGVIWAGDVKSEWLFLFFAFLSGFGGGAFYPMFAALTPDYFGENYNATNYGLVYSGKLISGLFGGGLGSMVVAAWGYNGAYALAGAISMVAAAIALLLKQPGRNTDRSLTPEPQPAG
- a CDS encoding sugar phosphate isomerase/epimerase family protein, whose translation is MPRDFTLFTGQWADLPLEEVCRLARDFGYDGLELACWGDHFEVDRALADPTYLESRHALLDKYGLTCWAISNHLVGQAVCDALIDERHRAILPARIWGDGAAEGVRQRAAAEIKDTARAAAAFGVDTVIGFTGSAIWHLVAMFPPVPESMIDRGYEDFAERWNPILDVFDAEGVRFAHEVHPGEIAYDYWTTQRALAAVDHRPAFGLNFDPSHFVWQDLDPVGFLYDFRDRVYHVDCKEARKRLDGRNGRLGSHLPWGDPRRGWDFVSAGHGDVPWEDVFRMLGSIDYRGPVSVEWEDAGMDRLQGAPEALTRLKAYDFEPPSASFDAAFGGND